One Coffea eugenioides isolate CCC68of chromosome 2, Ceug_1.0, whole genome shotgun sequence genomic window, ttcttgaatttgaaatAATGTCTCTTATAAATGTGAGAAAATAAgtagggaaaagaaaaggaaaggcacCAAGACGTGTACGTTATATAAGATGAAAGAGTAACAATAGGATTCGATTAGTCTCGCAATGTTGTTTGATTTTAACCATGAACCACATTGTTTCCAGAAAGAGGTGACTGTCTCACGAATCAGCTGGTCAGTTAAGTCTAATTTGATAACACTGGCTATGGTTGACTTGATCGTCTTCGCTAAGTAAAGAAGTTTAACTAACAAAAAATGAGAACAAGGAGTTTTTAAATAGAAAGAGACGAATTAATGATCATGCTAAGTCGATGATGATTGAAGGCTATGGACAGTATAGAATGAAATTGTTGACTAGTGCTGTATAAAATTATCAGATCTAATTTTCTCCCATTCTATGTGCGTGggtttcttttttctccctaTTTTGCTGAAAGGGTTTCCCTTTCGCAGTAGTGCCTGTTCTGGTAAACTTGTTCACTCAAATATGGAAAATGAAATCCTGAACCAGCTCTATCTCTATTTTCAACTTAGTTGATGCGGAGAATAATCCTAAATGTTTTAAGTGTGGCACCATCGGTCGCATAGCTAAGAAATGTGGAAGAGAAAATGTCAGTACCTATGTCCGAGATCTATTTAACAGACAGTAAGGGCATTCGAATGTTGAGATCCAGCCCAGGCTACTAACTTAAGTTCATCTCCATTTGTAGGTTAATTGATTTCTATCTTAAACTAGCTCAcgtgttttgatttaaattggGTTGCCTAAAGTAGATGTATAGTGGATGCCAGCAAGCAATTCACTAATTCCTGTAATACTAGGAGGTGATCACCGCGCGATGCGCGGTGGGCGAATGTAATGATGCCCAGTAATGCCCAGCTGAGTAATTAATTTTGTAATATTAATTAATACAAACAAGAAGTAATGTATTAAGGTTCACGGGCCAATAGCTGTATAGGGTAGCTAAGATGAAGCTGAAATTATCGGTAATGTATTTAATTTATAGGTAAATTACATTCAGTTAAATTCGTCAAGCATCTGAACAAATATTGAATGCGTGATACCAAGGAAAAATCTTTTCAACTCCGGTATCGTCGAAGATCAAAGCCGtaaatatattttcaaattCCGGAACAAAAACAAGGGTTTCGTTGTGCTGCAGTTGATGTTCAAGAATGAAATCTCTCCAGTTTTTGTGAAGGCATTTATGCTTTACACCTATCCGAGCACTTTTGTTTCCAGTATTGATAAGCAACATCGGAGTCTTGGTACCATTGATGAAGTGATCAATAAAGCGTGGAATTTTCTGTCATGAAGAGGTTGAGATCAGAAGATATGcagaaacaaaaggaaattgCTTGCAAGAAAGTTGGGATGATAAAGAGAATGCAGGTAAACATGGAATAGCTGACCAAATTGTTTGGAGTTGCAGAGTTAAATATTTGATAAAAGCAAACCGAATCAGATAGATCTTGGCAGAAATTTGGTCTGAGTGACGAAGCAACTTGCTGGTGTCTAGTAGGTGCATGGATATCATCTGGAATCAGTGATAATGAGTTAAATTTAAAACTATGTATGATATGGATGAGGATATGAGATAGATACAGTGATATTTTCACCTCGTGATGCAACGCTATTCAAGTGCAACAGGTCTGGCAGGGGAACTGTCCAGGGCAATAAAACTTGTTTTTGTAGTTCACAGAAGTGAATGACATCAAATATCAGATTTCCGCTATGTCGAAGTAACAACGTGTCATGTCTTTTAACAATGTTGTGTTCACAAAAAACATCCCATCCTTCTCCGAATGCATGATCAGTAACTGTGATGGTCCATTGCCGTAGTCCAAACCTTAGAGTGATTCTATTGCAGTGATGCTGATGAAGCAACAATTCAAACTGAGCTGGTAATACCTTGAAAAAATGAGACAGGAAAATAATGTCAGAGAATACCATGCTATTCAACAATAAATGCCGCAATGCAGGTGAACATGAACTAAAAGTTAACCTGTCCTCTGTGAATGCATTTGAGCAGAAAACAGCAAGCTGGTAAACAGCTATTTGTCGGAGGAAAATTCGCTGGAGATACAGACATTGCATCTGCTATTGATCTATAAGGAAGAAAACTGAAGAATTGAAAAATCAGAAAAGTGCCTTGTTAATAAAAATTGTAAGCACAAGCCTATATTATCTTATGAGTGCTAGAAATAGATCGCAGAGTTATTCACCTGTGGACAAGTTCTTGTGCAGAAAATGTGCCAGTGCAAATGTATGGTGGACAGTTTTTATGTATGATTTTGCAAATGATAAAGAGGATATATATAAAGAAAAGATGAATGAAAAAAGAGTGTATTTTTCATTGGTTTTAATGCTAAGTTCAAGCTCTTTCCTACCACGGCTGAAAAGATTAATTAGTTGCAGCAGAGGATGGTAAGAAATAATGAATAGAAAAGACAATTGAATGGCAGAAATTAAGTGCGAGCTGCCAATTGACAGCATGTTATAGCTGTGCATTTGTAGTGCTTTAATGGTTTGAAGGGAAAATTATAAGTCATCGTGTACTTGGCATGTTAAGTGGAGCAGACAGTCTGACATGTAAGCAGCAGGAACAGAATATATAAGTTTTATTTGAAAACTGGCAAGAATTTGTGTAATAAATGAACAACTATGTACACAGAACTGGTTGTTcgaaagtgataataacaacTGTAATGCAGAAAATAGAACGAAATGGAAAGGAATCCCACATTGTATAGATTACAAAGCTGTTAGTTCTACAGGAAGGGAGTTCATTGTCAGGAATCCAAAGATATCTGTAAAAATCCCCATGGTTCTGCTAAGATGGAGGATTTCAGTTAATCTTTGAAAACCTGGCAAGAACCTTGATACAGGTGCCATTATCAAAGTTCAATGATCACGACAAAAGCTGTTTAGTAGATAACCACGTACAAAAGCCAGGGAATTGTGAATGGATGAGCAGTATTTTCAAAAGCCATTAACAATCTGCCTATTAACAAAAGCCATTAACAAAAGTCATACAAGTGCAGAtcacaaaaccaaaaaaaaatatttatgtcTGAGCAATCCAAAAGGCAGCGAAGGCAATTCAGACTAATTTTGCTTTCTTCTTAGAGTCAGCATCTGGACTGTCAAAGTCATTGGTGCTAACAGTGTCTGTTTCATCAAACTTTTCACTGAGCCGAAGGCGCACTTTTGAGCTAGAGCTGCCATGTTCTGCAAGTGCAACGCTAAGCTAAGTTAATAGTTCAGTCAAAGAAAACATAGTTATGCATCACAATTCTTCCAGGTATATTCATCAACCTGGTGTCAACAGCTGCTCATTTTCTGTCTGCTGGTCAGCTGAAAGAGAGACAGATTCTGGTTCATGTGTTAACTGAGGACGAGCAATTTTTGGTTCAAGTTCAGAGCAATATAGAACTGTATAACGCTGTCTGGCATCAGCGAGCTGTGTTTGGACTGGCTTAATGTGAACCAGATATGTCTTTGTTTTAAGCTGCGCATGAACAAACTCAAGTGGCAGCTCAAGATTCTGGAAGAAGCAAAGAAGCTATAAGGGTGACATGGAAACATTGCACTTATTATTAAATTCGATGAATTAAAATAACCTGATTAAAGTTATCCATTGCTTCAAGGCCAGTAAAGGTCAGAATATTTTCTGCTAGATCTCCAAAAATAGAAGCAGGTATAGCTCCGCTGTCATCGCTCAATTCAATGTCAAACCGGCATCTGAAAATAAGTATACAAGCTGTTAGGCTATACACTCTGTAACAGTAAGGTTAAGAGAAATTAAGTAGCAGAATTAAAGCCAGTGATTTAGTAATACAGGACCTAGGCATAGCAGGtcccttttctttgcatgaatTACAAGTAAATTCAATTCCATAATCTGCCGCTGTAGCTCGGTAACATTTTGCACAACTCATGTACCAATATTTCTGGAAGATGTGTTCAAAGGAGAGATTTGCCTTGACCCAAGCAGTCTAAAAGATAGGCATTTATCAGGTGAAAGACTGAATAGATACGACgttataaaattataaaacaGGTTATCATTTGATCACCTTGTGTGATGGGGTAACATTGCAAATCAGAGTAGTTTTCTGGTCTCTTTTTAAAGAAAGTGCAGGATTGTATTTAATGTAGCTCTTTGCATCAACGATCTCTGCAATTGACTCTGCATTTCTCATTGccctaccaaaaaaaaagatgatgtAAGGAAAATATCAGTTGGTGTAAAAATATAAGTGACATTGAAGTACAAAAAGAAAATGTCAGTTAATGCCATTGCACCAATTCTTGAGTTGTCTTGCTTCCTGTATCGGTGGATCAACAAGCAAAGCAGAGTCGAACCAAGTAGAGAGAGAAACACCTGTAGTATAAAGAACAAAATGAATACCGAGCTAGAAGTAAAGGTTATAATACAAAAAAGACAGCATTTGAACAGACCATTGTAGTTGTTAACTCTCAGTCTTCGACCAATAATTACAGGATAGCTTTGCATGTTGTTCAACAGAGCTTGGCCTTCATTGTTCAGAAAATCGTCCCATAAAGATAGCAGGACAGTTTGAGACCTAACATTGATATATAGCCCTGCGAGCTCAGAGTAGCAAGCAGAGACCGGTATAAAAAGGTTTTACCGGTACCTCCAGGACCATCAATGAAAAAAGAATTTCCTTGGGAAGCAAAGCATGCTTGTAGGATGATGTCATAAGCATACTTTTGCTGGGAATTTAATTTCAAAGACATTAATAGATCTTCAGGCAGTATGTCTATGTTTCTTTCAGCTTCTATCTCCTTTGTTAGGTGAGCCTGTTCTACACTAACGAGATCATCTAATGGTAACTGAAAGGCAGCAATGTTTGTACCCATCTGCTGAAGTGATTTGTTAATATCAGCCAGAACCAGGCCCCTAATTTGAGCGGGAGAGTAGTCATGATATTGTTTATGCCGCTCATAATCTttagaaaagtccaattcaaaTTTTCTCCATAACATCACAGGATCAGTTGGAGAACAATAGACCAGAAGAGTAGCAAATAATAATCTGAGGGAGGATGGCATTTGAAATGCAGCAGCTTCATCAAGTGTTTCTTCTATATATGTATCAGATTGCAACAATCCAAGCGCCAAAGCAGCCTCCCTAAACGAATCCATTTTTTGATCATGAACAGTCAAGAGATCATCGAATGATAGCGGTCCTGGAATATGATTTAAGAGAAGCCTTAGATAGTAcctttctccctctcttggATTAACACTGACGAGTCTACCTATGACCTTTCGACGCTTTCTTTCTGTCCAATGCCTATACTTAGAAGACCAAACGAAATGCTGAGGGAAATCCTTATAAAAGCATTTAAGGTTTTCAGCAGTTGGGTTGGTTGCATTCATTTTGAAGAACTCAGTTAGCATGGTTTTAGAAAAATCAACTTTAGCTAACAACTGCAGCAAATCTGAGCTCTTTGGAAAGGAAACAAGCTGTTGATTCGGAAGGTGAACTTGGAGAGAATAAACAGATGGGGTCATCTCATTTAAGCGGAACTCATAGATGCGCCAAAAAGCTTCTGGAGGTGAAATGTATCGGCCTTTTTGAAACTCTTTAATCTCGTCAGTATCAGTAGCACTATCATCTGTCATAATCCTAAAGGAAACCTGATCATGCCCCTTGAACACATACTTATACAAGTACTTGACCAATTTAATGGTAGAACAAATTTCCACGTTCATGTGACAATCGAACAAAGCAAGAAGATAGGGGTTGTAAGGCACAACCCACCTATTATCAAGGGTGAATCTGCGAACTTTCACTTTTTTGCCATCATCCCTTCTCCTATAATATGGATAACTATCTTCACCATGGGTCGTATGAGGGCAGAAATTTTTTGGATAGCGATTCTTGCAAGAACCGTCTTTCATACAAGGACAACTTTTATCCATATCTCCGCAGGGGCCATGGATCATATGTTTTACAACAAGAGAGTAGAGATGAGGATATTGAGACCGATCAGGTAATTCAGCGCAGACTACCTTGTCATAGGACTCCGGATTGAGCAACTTAAATTGAGGCTTTAAAATGAGCAACAAATGAGCATGTGGAAATCCCCGTTTTTGAAACTCAATGACATAGACGCATGCTGCCACTTCACCAAAAATCTGTTTATTCAAAAGTTCATGCTTAAGCATCTCAAATTTAGCTCTAAAAACTCTAGCTAAAAGATCAGGCCTATCCTGCGGCTTCTCATGATATTTCAAATTGCACTGAATTTCTTTCCATGCCGGATTGCAGGTCATGGTAAGGAAAATGTCCGGCTTTCCGTACTTTTGCACGAGTGCCATTGCATCAAGATAGCGGCGCCTCATGTCTCTAGGACCACCTATAAAGGAAGCAGGTAGCACTATCCTACGACCAACTTTAGAACCTTCAGTTTGGCCCACAGAGACACTGTCTAATACCCCTTGAAGAATTTCTGACCTAACCACATTTTGTCGGTGTCTATGAAAGTCCAGTCTAGAAGTTTCTATCTTCACATATGAATCAACTGAAAATTGTTGTAGAAGTCTAAGACAGTGCAGCAACATTGACTCATCATCTTCTCTTATTTGAAACCTATAACAATAATACTCTCTCGCTGATACAGTGTCCTCTTCATTCTTTCCATGTTCAACAGCTATAACGAACCAAGGGGAAAATGTCAAACGAATTCAGAAAAGTGTATGATGCTTACTCTTAATAGTGATAGACAGCAAGAAATCCACTTGCCTCTACGCtccaaatcaagtaaatgcGAAGGGTCATCAACAGAGGAAGGGTCGACATTGAAATCATTCTCACAAGAATCTgcatttctctttcttttgtgAAGTTTTTTAACACCATGGTGCCATCCACATTCACCTTGAGGAAAGAGAATAGGGTATTGCAAAGGATCATAACAGCCATAGTAATGCTTAATTCTATGGCTGGTATTAGAGTGGGTATAAACTTGAATATGAACATTTTTATCTGTTGATTCATCGTCATCCTCAGTCCATATGGCAGCAACTTGAGAGGCCGTAGGCAGATTATACACACGCTGGTCTAAACCAGGATAGCAATTCAAAACAATTTTATAGCTCTCAATGGTTGGGACATTTCTGAGATTCTTAAAGAATCTAGCATAAGGATTGTTCGAGAGGATACGCATAAGTAATTTTAAAGTACTTTCACGCAGCTTATCAGAACTTCCAACCCTCCTTGCTAATTCTTCATCAGAATCAAAAAAGTAAAACTGAATTCCTGAAGGTTTTTCGCTTGACTGGAGTAAACTATTAAGGAAATGGTAGACCTGACCTTGAACACGAAAAGTATAAACACCTTTTGTGTTCTTGGTCAGTTCTGGATCATATTTTGCAGCAAAGGACGTGAATCCTAAGTTGTTATTATAGGTCCTCACATTATTTCTGAAATGAGCGCTTTCCTCATCATTTTCGATAAATAAGCGCTTAAGATCGTAAGGCATAGATGGAGCAACTATAGAAATCTCTCCTCCAGAGCAGCAAAAGTTAGGAGGTTCTAAATGGAACCTCTTGGCTCCACAGTGCTCACAATTAGGAGCATCTGGAAGAGCCAAAGCTTCATGCGGGATTTCATTGATTGGGAAAATTCGTCGTTGCCTCCTCTTTTTAGGTGCAGCTGCATTCATTCGCTGGCTCCTCTTTTTAGGTGCAGCTGCATTTATTTCGAAGCTACAATTGAGAAGCGATCTAAGGGGGGCCTTTATCAGGTTATTTAGCAATGGCATCTAAATAGCTACTGAGAAATAAAATGCCAACCCGGAGCCTGCTTCGGCACACGGCGATGAGAACAGCGTTCTCGGGTAAAAGGCTGCTCTCTACATGGGAAAGCAGAAGAGCGGGCAATTTCCGCTGCATTCATGACCGAATCATTTCTTTCAACAGTATCCATAGAGCGACTCACTTGAGCAGAGGTGGTTTCTGCAAGCGTATAAAGAAACAAGCTAAACAAAACAGGCTGATGTCATTTGAATGAATATAATTTGGATGTGGTCAGAAGTAAAGAATATTCAGAAGGGCTGCATTGAGAGTAGCCGCTGTTCAAAAAATATACCTTGAGATGTAGAAGCTGCTTCAAAAGGTTGGTTCTCAAAGGGTGGTATATTTTTCTCAGAATGAAATAGTCGGTGCTTATCATTGAAAGGAGATTGCAGCTGACCAGGTTGCATATAAACCTTGGCCAAAGGAGAGTACGTAACAACATTTTCAAAAAGCTGATGAGCAAGTACAGGATCTTTATCTATGCTGGAAGGTTGCATAATGCTTCTAAAAAGATGAGAAGAACTGTTGGTCCTGTTAACCGAGATCACAGGAACAGAGGAAGCAGATCTAGTTATAGAATCGTGCCTCTCAAAAGATTTGTCTTTTTGGTGCAGAAATGGGGCTGCATGAACAGCAGTTCCGAGGGGATAAAGATTTTCACAATTCATAGAAACATGGGCAGAAGAACAATATTCTACTGTATTCTGAAAAAGACAGCTCGTAGGCAAAT contains:
- the LOC113762897 gene encoding replication protein A 70 kDa DNA-binding subunit B-like, whose amino-acid sequence is MQSYPVIIGRRLRVNNYNGVSLSTWFDSALLVDPPIQEARQLKNWAMRNAESIAEIVDAKSYIKYNPALSLKRDQKTTLICNVTPSHKTAWVKANLSFEHIFQKYWYMSCAKCYRATAADYGIEFTCNSCKEKGPAMPRCRFDIELSDDSGAIPASIFGDLAENILTFTGLEAMDNFNQNLELPLEFVHAQLKTKTYLVHIKPVQTQLADARQRYTVLYCSELEPKIARPQLTHEPESVSLSADQQTENEQLLTPEHGSSSSKVRLRLSEKFDETDTVSTNDFDSPDADSKKKAKLV